In Acaryochloris sp. CCMEE 5410, the following proteins share a genomic window:
- a CDS encoding DUF5131 family protein — translation MVKIVLMSAWGDVDLNLTASSLSWCITGGESGPGARPCDVTWIRSIRDQCKSAEIPVFIKQLGSNPVGVPKLRSAKGGDAEEWPQDLRVREFPEFG, via the coding sequence GTGGTAAAAATTGTGCTTATGTCGGCATGGGGTGATGTAGACCTAAATCTGACAGCATCATCTTTGAGCTGGTGCATTACCGGGGGTGAGTCCGGTCCTGGCGCTCGGCCCTGTGATGTCACCTGGATTCGCTCGATTCGAGACCAATGCAAATCAGCAGAAATCCCCGTGTTTATCAAGCAGCTTGGGAGCAATCCGGTGGGAGTTCCCAAGCTCCGTTCAGCGAAGGGTGGGGATGCCGAAGAATGGCCGCAGGATCTTCGGGTGCGGGAGTTCCCAGAGTTTGGATGA